From Melanotaenia boesemani isolate fMelBoe1 chromosome 12, fMelBoe1.pri, whole genome shotgun sequence, a single genomic window includes:
- the LOC121650389 gene encoding dynein, cytoplasmic 1, intermediate chain 2a-like isoform X1 has protein sequence MSDKSELKAELERKKQRLAQIREEKRRKEEERKKADLQLKEAALQQDDSDLEKKRREAEALLQSVGITTDVSVVPPPTSPTTKSAGTPSEAGSQDSDGAVGPRTLHWDSDPSTLQLHSDSELGYWTLSSLLSWRVTPKLGMAKITQVDFPARETVSYSKETQTLVMTQSKQVEEEEEEITPPQPVVETQTEKLDQKEEEEAPPHELTEEEKLQILHSEEFANFFDHSTRIIERALSEHVDLFFDYSGRDLEEKEGEIQAGAKLSLNRQFTDERWSKHRVVTCLDWSPQYPELLVASYNNNEEAPHEPDGVALVWNMKYKKATPEYVFHCQSAVMSAAFAKFHPNVVVGGTYSGQIVLWDNRSNKRTPVQRTPLSAAAHTHPVYCVNVVGTQNAHNLISISTDGKMCSWSLDMLSQPQDSMELVFKQSKAVAVTSMSFPLGDVNNFVVGSEDGSVYMSCRHGSKAGISEMFEGHHGPITGIHCHTAAGPLDFSHLFVTSSFDWTVKLWSTKNNKPLYSFEDNSDYVYDVMWSPTHPALFACVDGVGHLDLWNLNNDTEVPTASVTVEGNPALNRVRWAHSGREIAVGDSDGQVLVYDIGEHIAVPRNDEWNRFVRTLADINENRDDAEELAAQRLAA, from the exons ATGTCTGACAAAAGTGAACTGAAAGCAGAGCTTGAAAGGAAGAAGCAGCGCTTGGCACAAATCAGggaggaaaagagaagaaaggaaGAGGAGCGCAAGAAG GCCGACCTACAGCTGAAAGAAGCTGCACTGCAGCAGGATGATTCTGACCTGGAGAAAAAAAGACGAGAAGCTGAGGCTCTTCTGCAGAGTGTGGGCATAACCACAGACGTTTCAGTTG TCCCTCCTCCCACATCTCCTACCACCAAATCGGCGGGGACGCCAAGTGAGGCAGGTAGTCAAGACTCTGATGGAGCCGTGGGACCCAG GACTCTGCACTGGGACTCTGACCCGTCCACTCTTCAACTTCACTCTGATTCTGAGCTGGGGTACTGGACActctcttctctcctttcctg GCGTGTAACTCCAAAACTGGGGATGGCCAAAATCACACAAGTGGACTTCCCGGCACGTGAAACTGTGTCTTACTCAAAAGAGACCCAGACACTGGTCATGACTCAGTCAAAACAAG tggaagaagaagaggaagaaattaCTCCACCTCAACCAGTAGTCGAAACTCAGACGGAAAAACTGGatcagaaggaggaggaggaag CACCCCCCCACGAGctgacagaggaggaaaaactcCAGATCCTGCACTCTGAGGAGTTTGCTAATTTCTTTGACCACAGCACTCGCATTATTGAACGGGCTCTGTCTGAGCATGTGGACCTCTTCTTTGACTACAGTGGTCGTGACTTGGAGGAGAAAGAGGG tgAAATTCAGGCTGGAGCAAAGCTCTCACTTAACAGGCAGTTCACGGATGAACGCTGGTCCAAACACAGAGTTGTCACTTGCCTGGACTGGTCTCCCCAG TATCCCGAGCTCCTGGTTGCATCATACAACAACAACGAGGAAGCTCCGCACGAGCCAGATGGAGTGGCTTTAGTGTGGAACATGAAGTACAAGAAAGCTACACCAGAATACGTCTTCCACTGTCAG tcAGCTGTTATGTCAGCGGCCTTTGCCAAGTTCCATCCGAACGTTGTGGTGGGGGGCACGTATTCAGGACAGATCGTGCTTTGGGATAACAGAAGCAACAAGAGGACCCCTGTACAGAGGACTCCCCTGTCAGCAGCAGCACACACG CACCCGGTTTATTGTGTGAACGTGGTTGGCACCCAGAACGCCCACAACCTGATTAGCATCTCCACTGATGGCAAGATGTGCTCATGGAGTCTGGACATGCTCTCTCAGCCACAG GACAGCATGGAGCTGGTGTTCAAGCAGTCCAAAGCTGTAGCCGTCACCTCCATGTCTTTCCCTCTTGGAGATGTCAACAATTTCGTGGTGGGCAGCGAGGACGGTTCCGTTTACATGTCATGTCGTCATGGAAG CAAAGCAGGCATAAGTGAAATGTTTGAGGGCCACCATGGTCCCATCACAGGGATCCACTGCCACACAGCTGCAGGGCCACTGGACTTCTCCCACCTGTTTGTTACCTCTTCTTTCGACTGGACAGTCAAGTTGTGGAGCACCAAG AACAACAAGCCGCTGTACTCATTTGAAGATAACTCTGATTACGTATATGATGTCATGTGGTCTCCAACTCACCCGGCTTTATTTGCTTGTGTGGACGGTGTTGGTCACCTCGACCTGTGGAACCTGAACAATGACACAGAG GTGCCCACTGCCAGTGTCACAGTAGAGGGTAACCCAGCCCTCAACAGGGTGAGATGGGCTCATTCCGGCAGAGAAATCGCAGTGGGAGATTCTGATGGACAAGTTCTTGTATATGATATTGGGGAG CACATTGCAGTTCCACGGAATGACGAGTGGAACCGCTTTGTTCGCACGCTGGCAGACATCAACGAGAACAGGGATGATGCTGAGGAGCTGGCAGCTCAGCGTCTGGCTGCATGA
- the LOC121650389 gene encoding dynein, cytoplasmic 1, intermediate chain 2a-like isoform X3, which produces MSDKSELKAELERKKQRLAQIREEKRRKEEERKKADLQLKEAALQQDDSDLEKKRREAEALLQSVGITTDVSVVPPPTSPTTKSAGTPSEAGSQDSDGAVGPRRVTPKLGMAKITQVDFPARETVSYSKETQTLVMTQSKQVEEEEEEITPPQPVVETQTEKLDQKEEEEAPPHELTEEEKLQILHSEEFANFFDHSTRIIERALSEHVDLFFDYSGRDLEEKEGEIQAGAKLSLNRQFTDERWSKHRVVTCLDWSPQYPELLVASYNNNEEAPHEPDGVALVWNMKYKKATPEYVFHCQSAVMSAAFAKFHPNVVVGGTYSGQIVLWDNRSNKRTPVQRTPLSAAAHTHPVYCVNVVGTQNAHNLISISTDGKMCSWSLDMLSQPQDSMELVFKQSKAVAVTSMSFPLGDVNNFVVGSEDGSVYMSCRHGSKAGISEMFEGHHGPITGIHCHTAAGPLDFSHLFVTSSFDWTVKLWSTKNNKPLYSFEDNSDYVYDVMWSPTHPALFACVDGVGHLDLWNLNNDTEVPTASVTVEGNPALNRVRWAHSGREIAVGDSDGQVLVYDIGEHIAVPRNDEWNRFVRTLADINENRDDAEELAAQRLAA; this is translated from the exons ATGTCTGACAAAAGTGAACTGAAAGCAGAGCTTGAAAGGAAGAAGCAGCGCTTGGCACAAATCAGggaggaaaagagaagaaaggaaGAGGAGCGCAAGAAG GCCGACCTACAGCTGAAAGAAGCTGCACTGCAGCAGGATGATTCTGACCTGGAGAAAAAAAGACGAGAAGCTGAGGCTCTTCTGCAGAGTGTGGGCATAACCACAGACGTTTCAGTTG TCCCTCCTCCCACATCTCCTACCACCAAATCGGCGGGGACGCCAAGTGAGGCAGGTAGTCAAGACTCTGATGGAGCCGTGGGACCCAG GCGTGTAACTCCAAAACTGGGGATGGCCAAAATCACACAAGTGGACTTCCCGGCACGTGAAACTGTGTCTTACTCAAAAGAGACCCAGACACTGGTCATGACTCAGTCAAAACAAG tggaagaagaagaggaagaaattaCTCCACCTCAACCAGTAGTCGAAACTCAGACGGAAAAACTGGatcagaaggaggaggaggaag CACCCCCCCACGAGctgacagaggaggaaaaactcCAGATCCTGCACTCTGAGGAGTTTGCTAATTTCTTTGACCACAGCACTCGCATTATTGAACGGGCTCTGTCTGAGCATGTGGACCTCTTCTTTGACTACAGTGGTCGTGACTTGGAGGAGAAAGAGGG tgAAATTCAGGCTGGAGCAAAGCTCTCACTTAACAGGCAGTTCACGGATGAACGCTGGTCCAAACACAGAGTTGTCACTTGCCTGGACTGGTCTCCCCAG TATCCCGAGCTCCTGGTTGCATCATACAACAACAACGAGGAAGCTCCGCACGAGCCAGATGGAGTGGCTTTAGTGTGGAACATGAAGTACAAGAAAGCTACACCAGAATACGTCTTCCACTGTCAG tcAGCTGTTATGTCAGCGGCCTTTGCCAAGTTCCATCCGAACGTTGTGGTGGGGGGCACGTATTCAGGACAGATCGTGCTTTGGGATAACAGAAGCAACAAGAGGACCCCTGTACAGAGGACTCCCCTGTCAGCAGCAGCACACACG CACCCGGTTTATTGTGTGAACGTGGTTGGCACCCAGAACGCCCACAACCTGATTAGCATCTCCACTGATGGCAAGATGTGCTCATGGAGTCTGGACATGCTCTCTCAGCCACAG GACAGCATGGAGCTGGTGTTCAAGCAGTCCAAAGCTGTAGCCGTCACCTCCATGTCTTTCCCTCTTGGAGATGTCAACAATTTCGTGGTGGGCAGCGAGGACGGTTCCGTTTACATGTCATGTCGTCATGGAAG CAAAGCAGGCATAAGTGAAATGTTTGAGGGCCACCATGGTCCCATCACAGGGATCCACTGCCACACAGCTGCAGGGCCACTGGACTTCTCCCACCTGTTTGTTACCTCTTCTTTCGACTGGACAGTCAAGTTGTGGAGCACCAAG AACAACAAGCCGCTGTACTCATTTGAAGATAACTCTGATTACGTATATGATGTCATGTGGTCTCCAACTCACCCGGCTTTATTTGCTTGTGTGGACGGTGTTGGTCACCTCGACCTGTGGAACCTGAACAATGACACAGAG GTGCCCACTGCCAGTGTCACAGTAGAGGGTAACCCAGCCCTCAACAGGGTGAGATGGGCTCATTCCGGCAGAGAAATCGCAGTGGGAGATTCTGATGGACAAGTTCTTGTATATGATATTGGGGAG CACATTGCAGTTCCACGGAATGACGAGTGGAACCGCTTTGTTCGCACGCTGGCAGACATCAACGAGAACAGGGATGATGCTGAGGAGCTGGCAGCTCAGCGTCTGGCTGCATGA
- the LOC121650389 gene encoding dynein, cytoplasmic 1, intermediate chain 2a-like isoform X2 produces the protein MSDKSELKAELERKKQRLAQIREEKRRKEEERKKADLQLKEAALQQDDSDLEKKRREAEALLQSVGITTDVSVVPPPTSPTTKSAGTPSEAGSQDSDGAVGPRTLHWDSDPSTLQLHSDSELGRVTPKLGMAKITQVDFPARETVSYSKETQTLVMTQSKQVEEEEEEITPPQPVVETQTEKLDQKEEEEAPPHELTEEEKLQILHSEEFANFFDHSTRIIERALSEHVDLFFDYSGRDLEEKEGEIQAGAKLSLNRQFTDERWSKHRVVTCLDWSPQYPELLVASYNNNEEAPHEPDGVALVWNMKYKKATPEYVFHCQSAVMSAAFAKFHPNVVVGGTYSGQIVLWDNRSNKRTPVQRTPLSAAAHTHPVYCVNVVGTQNAHNLISISTDGKMCSWSLDMLSQPQDSMELVFKQSKAVAVTSMSFPLGDVNNFVVGSEDGSVYMSCRHGSKAGISEMFEGHHGPITGIHCHTAAGPLDFSHLFVTSSFDWTVKLWSTKNNKPLYSFEDNSDYVYDVMWSPTHPALFACVDGVGHLDLWNLNNDTEVPTASVTVEGNPALNRVRWAHSGREIAVGDSDGQVLVYDIGEHIAVPRNDEWNRFVRTLADINENRDDAEELAAQRLAA, from the exons ATGTCTGACAAAAGTGAACTGAAAGCAGAGCTTGAAAGGAAGAAGCAGCGCTTGGCACAAATCAGggaggaaaagagaagaaaggaaGAGGAGCGCAAGAAG GCCGACCTACAGCTGAAAGAAGCTGCACTGCAGCAGGATGATTCTGACCTGGAGAAAAAAAGACGAGAAGCTGAGGCTCTTCTGCAGAGTGTGGGCATAACCACAGACGTTTCAGTTG TCCCTCCTCCCACATCTCCTACCACCAAATCGGCGGGGACGCCAAGTGAGGCAGGTAGTCAAGACTCTGATGGAGCCGTGGGACCCAG GACTCTGCACTGGGACTCTGACCCGTCCACTCTTCAACTTCACTCTGATTCTGAGCTGGG GCGTGTAACTCCAAAACTGGGGATGGCCAAAATCACACAAGTGGACTTCCCGGCACGTGAAACTGTGTCTTACTCAAAAGAGACCCAGACACTGGTCATGACTCAGTCAAAACAAG tggaagaagaagaggaagaaattaCTCCACCTCAACCAGTAGTCGAAACTCAGACGGAAAAACTGGatcagaaggaggaggaggaag CACCCCCCCACGAGctgacagaggaggaaaaactcCAGATCCTGCACTCTGAGGAGTTTGCTAATTTCTTTGACCACAGCACTCGCATTATTGAACGGGCTCTGTCTGAGCATGTGGACCTCTTCTTTGACTACAGTGGTCGTGACTTGGAGGAGAAAGAGGG tgAAATTCAGGCTGGAGCAAAGCTCTCACTTAACAGGCAGTTCACGGATGAACGCTGGTCCAAACACAGAGTTGTCACTTGCCTGGACTGGTCTCCCCAG TATCCCGAGCTCCTGGTTGCATCATACAACAACAACGAGGAAGCTCCGCACGAGCCAGATGGAGTGGCTTTAGTGTGGAACATGAAGTACAAGAAAGCTACACCAGAATACGTCTTCCACTGTCAG tcAGCTGTTATGTCAGCGGCCTTTGCCAAGTTCCATCCGAACGTTGTGGTGGGGGGCACGTATTCAGGACAGATCGTGCTTTGGGATAACAGAAGCAACAAGAGGACCCCTGTACAGAGGACTCCCCTGTCAGCAGCAGCACACACG CACCCGGTTTATTGTGTGAACGTGGTTGGCACCCAGAACGCCCACAACCTGATTAGCATCTCCACTGATGGCAAGATGTGCTCATGGAGTCTGGACATGCTCTCTCAGCCACAG GACAGCATGGAGCTGGTGTTCAAGCAGTCCAAAGCTGTAGCCGTCACCTCCATGTCTTTCCCTCTTGGAGATGTCAACAATTTCGTGGTGGGCAGCGAGGACGGTTCCGTTTACATGTCATGTCGTCATGGAAG CAAAGCAGGCATAAGTGAAATGTTTGAGGGCCACCATGGTCCCATCACAGGGATCCACTGCCACACAGCTGCAGGGCCACTGGACTTCTCCCACCTGTTTGTTACCTCTTCTTTCGACTGGACAGTCAAGTTGTGGAGCACCAAG AACAACAAGCCGCTGTACTCATTTGAAGATAACTCTGATTACGTATATGATGTCATGTGGTCTCCAACTCACCCGGCTTTATTTGCTTGTGTGGACGGTGTTGGTCACCTCGACCTGTGGAACCTGAACAATGACACAGAG GTGCCCACTGCCAGTGTCACAGTAGAGGGTAACCCAGCCCTCAACAGGGTGAGATGGGCTCATTCCGGCAGAGAAATCGCAGTGGGAGATTCTGATGGACAAGTTCTTGTATATGATATTGGGGAG CACATTGCAGTTCCACGGAATGACGAGTGGAACCGCTTTGTTCGCACGCTGGCAGACATCAACGAGAACAGGGATGATGCTGAGGAGCTGGCAGCTCAGCGTCTGGCTGCATGA
- the LOC121650395 gene encoding plasma membrane ascorbate-dependent reductase CYBRD1, which produces MAMENPKQFLFVLSAAGAVGFVSIIFVLRWVLHFKEGLAWDGGLAEFNWHPVLTVTGFIFLQGIAIIVYRLPWTWKCSKLMMKFIHAGLNLAAFIFAVIAMVAVFDFHNSAQIPNMYSLHSWLGLIAVILYSLQLVLGVGMYLIPVTPVSWRAAFMPIHVYSGLLLFASVIAVALMGITEKLIFGLSNPKYKDSPPEGIFVNVLGVLLVIFGALILWIATRTSWKRPSEQTLRAPHSNGEGDDNTKVGPALSELADETDAEAGGDVRRRNNKFDNQAD; this is translated from the exons ATGGCGATGGAAAATCCGAAACAGTTCCTGTTTGTTCTGTCTGCTGCCGGAGCCGTCGGCTTTGTCTCCATAATATTCGTGCTAAGATGGGTTCTCCACTTCAAGGAAGGTTTAGCCTGGGATGGAGGGCTGGCTGAATTCAACTGGCATCCGGTGCTGACAGTCACTGGCTTTATTTTCTTGCAAGGAATCG CCATAATTGTCTACAGGCTCCCTTGGACCTGGAAGTGCAGCAAATTAATGATGAAGTTCATCCATGCAGGCTTGAACTTAGCAGCCTTCATTTTTGCTGTTATTGCCATGGTGGCAGTTTTTGACTTCCACAATTCTGCCCAAATTCCTAATATGTACAGTCTGCACAGCTGGCTGGGTCTGATTGCAGTTATATTGTACAGTTTACAg CTTGTTCTAGGAGTTGGCATGTATTTGATACCTGTTACACCTGTGTCCTGGAGAGCAGCATTTATGCCTATCCATGTCTACAGTGGTCTTTTACTCTTTGCCAGTGTCATAGCCGTGGCACTCATGGGCATCACAGAGAAACTTATATTTGGCCT GAGCAACCCAAAGTATAAGGACTCTCCCCCAGAGGGAATTTTTGTGAATGTTCTGGGTGTCCTGCTGGTGATTTTTGGGGCTCTCATCCTTTGGATTGCCACTCGAACGTCTTGGAAACGCCCCAGTGAGCAGACCTTGCGTGCTCCGCATTCCAATGGGGAAGGTGACGACAACACCAAAGTTGGTCCAGCGCTGTCCGAGCTGGCTGATGAAACAGATGCTGAGGCCGGTGGAGATGTGAGGAGGAGAAATAATAAATTTGACAACCAGGCTGACTGA